A portion of the Leptospira kanakyensis genome contains these proteins:
- a CDS encoding SpoIIE family protein phosphatase — MKRNLFTIFLFLLITNSIFSLPIDLTKNWLVTKGFELKEPKDFSKWKSLDTLPLSTIISSFDWKPNQLRKITMLKSILLSPTDFKKAEDDAFSLHIPYISNCFEIYLNDTLISSGGVIKNDVIVISGYKRHIIIRLNRNLLKVGQNQIRILVAAEDGEELNVYKLFNDFPANIDLASEHLNIVDEYETYMLLFLYFFVGIYHGLFYWKRRQESYNLYYALFSIFLAVYMIFRSQGIYRFGLDPFTQSRIEYFVVFLTPVWLLIFADLFFRSRISIISKVYFYFSLFLSVIQIFVSRSVSVTILRIWQFSVLLFAVMLLYLTISAVRKNNKDAKRLLLGLIFLLGTGTWDVLGATGLLPFQNLNLLRFGFLTFVLGIAVVLANRFLRVHRQVEELNLSLEKKVEERTNELQNTLTKVQELKVQQDGDYFLTSLLLDPLSKGKAESSNVLIHSYVKQKKEFEFKGKKREIGGDIIISDSITLNGKTYLVFINGDAMGKSIQGAGGALVLGVVFLSFIKRTQIILESQNKSPERWIKECFYELQTIFESFDGSMLVSVVLGLIEEDTGVLYYLNAEHPWTVLYRDGVASFIEEELELRKIGTKGMDGDVRIRVFPLEKSDVIFIGSDGRDDLVLLDSEDGIRQMNEDETKFLQVVEKSNGDLNSIVENLLEIGSLSDDLTLLRLEWLSSSKRVSRDSLFDQSSDSYVYGKVKDLLEKGNAEEAFQMIESLLSNGTLNDDVRINLIREKSRISLLLKRYDVAVETLESVFPYFVTDNEILLQLSFAYRKSKNIKKAIDLAESFRARDPKHIRNLINLVECYRLSKKSDRAKKIFDRLIALAPEHPQVLKLKEMIDQEVHI; from the coding sequence ATGAAGCGAAATTTATTTACTATATTTTTATTTCTTTTGATTACGAACTCGATTTTTTCTTTGCCAATTGATTTAACAAAGAACTGGTTGGTGACAAAAGGATTTGAATTAAAGGAACCAAAAGATTTTTCTAAATGGAAATCCTTAGACACACTCCCGTTATCCACAATTATTTCCAGTTTTGATTGGAAACCAAATCAACTTCGTAAGATCACAATGCTCAAATCCATTTTGTTGTCACCAACGGATTTTAAAAAAGCAGAGGACGACGCGTTTAGTTTGCACATCCCTTATATATCCAATTGTTTTGAAATTTATCTGAATGATACTTTGATTTCCTCTGGTGGTGTCATCAAAAACGATGTTATCGTAATCAGTGGTTATAAAAGACATATCATCATTCGGCTCAATCGAAACTTACTCAAAGTTGGACAAAACCAAATCCGAATTTTGGTAGCAGCCGAAGATGGCGAAGAACTAAACGTATACAAACTATTTAATGATTTTCCTGCAAATATAGATTTAGCATCCGAACATTTGAATATAGTCGATGAATACGAAACTTATATGTTATTGTTTTTGTATTTTTTTGTAGGAATTTATCACGGATTATTCTATTGGAAACGAAGACAAGAATCATATAACCTGTATTATGCTTTGTTTTCTATTTTTTTAGCTGTCTATATGATTTTTCGATCCCAAGGAATCTATCGTTTTGGGTTGGATCCATTCACTCAGTCTAGAATTGAATATTTTGTCGTATTTTTAACTCCTGTATGGCTTTTGATTTTTGCTGATTTGTTTTTTCGTTCACGGATTAGTATAATATCAAAGGTGTATTTTTATTTTAGTTTATTTTTGAGTGTCATTCAGATCTTTGTTTCGCGTTCTGTTTCTGTTACCATTCTTCGGATCTGGCAGTTTTCTGTTCTTCTATTTGCAGTGATGTTGTTATATCTAACTATTTCTGCGGTAAGGAAAAATAATAAAGATGCGAAGCGCCTTTTGCTTGGTTTGATTTTTCTTTTGGGTACAGGGACTTGGGATGTGTTAGGTGCTACCGGGTTATTGCCATTTCAGAATTTGAATTTATTAAGATTCGGTTTTTTGACCTTTGTTTTAGGAATTGCTGTCGTACTTGCAAATCGTTTTTTACGTGTCCATAGACAAGTTGAGGAACTCAATTTAAGTTTAGAGAAAAAAGTAGAAGAAAGGACAAACGAATTACAAAATACATTAACAAAAGTACAAGAACTAAAAGTGCAACAAGATGGGGATTATTTTCTGACTTCTTTGCTTTTGGATCCGCTGAGTAAAGGGAAAGCAGAATCTTCCAACGTATTAATCCATTCCTATGTGAAACAAAAAAAAGAATTCGAATTTAAAGGTAAAAAAAGAGAAATCGGTGGAGATATCATTATCAGTGATTCCATTACTTTGAATGGAAAAACTTATTTAGTTTTTATCAATGGGGATGCAATGGGTAAATCCATTCAAGGTGCCGGAGGAGCACTTGTACTCGGAGTCGTTTTTTTATCATTTATCAAACGTACTCAAATCATTTTAGAGAGCCAAAATAAATCACCGGAACGTTGGATCAAAGAATGTTTTTATGAACTCCAAACTATATTTGAATCCTTTGACGGATCCATGTTGGTCTCGGTTGTGCTTGGTCTTATCGAAGAAGATACTGGCGTTTTGTATTATCTGAATGCAGAACATCCTTGGACTGTATTGTATCGAGACGGTGTGGCTTCGTTCATTGAAGAAGAATTGGAACTTAGAAAAATTGGAACTAAAGGAATGGATGGAGACGTCCGAATAAGAGTTTTCCCACTAGAGAAAAGCGATGTCATTTTTATTGGATCTGATGGGCGAGATGATTTAGTTTTGTTAGATTCCGAAGATGGCATTCGACAAATGAATGAAGATGAAACAAAGTTTCTCCAAGTAGTTGAAAAGTCGAATGGTGATTTGAATTCGATCGTCGAAAACTTACTCGAGATAGGGTCATTGTCTGATGACCTCACCTTACTTCGATTAGAATGGTTAAGTTCTTCTAAACGAGTTTCGCGAGACTCACTTTTTGATCAATCCTCAGATAGTTATGTATATGGTAAAGTTAAGGATTTACTCGAAAAAGGCAATGCTGAAGAAGCATTTCAAATGATTGAATCTTTACTTTCCAATGGAACCTTGAATGATGATGTCCGCATTAATTTAATTAGAGAAAAATCTAGAATTTCTTTGTTGCTGAAAAGGTATGATGTTGCTGTAGAAACTTTGGAATCTGTTTTTCCGTATTTTGTCACTGACAATGAAATCTTGCTTCAATTAAGTTTTGCTTATCGTAAATCTAAAAACATAAAAAAGGCAATTGATCTTGCGGAGAGTTTTCGAGCCCGGGATCCAAAACATATTAGAAACCTGATCAATTTGGTAGAATGTTATCGGCTTTCTAAAAAGTCAGATAGGGCTAAAAAGATTTTTGACAGGTTGATCGCCCTGGCACCAGAACATCCGCAAGTCCTCAAACTAAAGGAAATGATAGACCAAGAAGTTCATATTTAA
- a CDS encoding rod shape-determining protein, translated as MIFDNLYGLFSNDMGIDLGTANTLVHVKGQGIVLSEPSVVAVQASTGRVLAVGQEAKRMLGRTPGDIVAIRPMKDGVIADFETVEKMIRYFIAKVHNRTTFVKPRIVIGVPSGITEVERRAVRESAEQAGAREIFLIEEALAAAIGANIPIHEPAGNMIVDIGGGTTEIAVISLGGMVIAESIRTGGDEFDEAIVKYLRNQYNLVVGERTAEDIKLTIGNAFADKRVDTMEVKGRDAISGLPRTLELDSNEIRKALKEPTDEILDGIKSVLERTPPELAADIVERGIVLTGGGCLLRGLEHYLTKETGVPVFRAENPLTCVVLGTGRYLDELKYIKPGIR; from the coding sequence ATGATATTTGATAACCTCTATGGACTTTTCTCGAACGATATGGGAATCGATTTGGGAACCGCGAACACCCTCGTGCATGTGAAAGGGCAAGGAATTGTCTTATCAGAACCGTCGGTCGTGGCAGTCCAGGCCTCTACTGGCCGAGTCCTTGCTGTAGGACAAGAAGCAAAACGAATGCTAGGAAGAACTCCTGGTGATATCGTTGCCATTCGCCCAATGAAAGACGGTGTTATCGCCGACTTCGAAACTGTAGAAAAGATGATTCGTTACTTCATCGCTAAAGTTCACAACCGCACTACATTTGTAAAACCACGCATCGTCATCGGAGTTCCCTCTGGAATTACCGAAGTAGAAAGACGTGCCGTTCGTGAGTCCGCCGAACAAGCGGGTGCTCGCGAAATCTTCCTCATCGAAGAAGCACTCGCTGCTGCCATCGGTGCCAACATCCCGATCCATGAACCAGCAGGAAACATGATCGTTGATATCGGCGGGGGAACCACAGAAATCGCTGTGATCTCTCTTGGTGGTATGGTGATCGCTGAGTCCATCCGAACTGGGGGAGACGAATTTGATGAAGCCATTGTCAAATACCTTCGTAACCAATACAACCTAGTCGTTGGAGAAAGAACTGCCGAGGACATCAAACTTACCATCGGAAACGCTTTCGCAGACAAACGTGTGGATACGATGGAAGTAAAAGGCCGTGACGCTATTTCTGGTCTTCCACGTACCCTCGAACTTGATTCCAACGAAATCCGTAAAGCCCTCAAAGAACCAACAGACGAAATCCTAGACGGAATCAAATCCGTATTGGAAAGAACTCCGCCAGAACTTGCAGCCGACATTGTAGAACGAGGAATCGTTCTGACTGGTGGTGGTTGCCTCCTTCGTGGTCTCGAACACTACCTCACCAAAGAAACAGGAGTTCCGGTATTCCGTGCTGAGAACCCACTGACTTGTGTGGTTCTTGGAACGGGTCGTTACTTGGATGAATTGAAATACATTAAGCCAGGAATCCGATAA
- a CDS encoding Ppx/GppA phosphatase family protein → MLPFSQILRKPNSAFRTEKILAAIDLGTNSFHIVVVKLRPDGTLEYLTKEKESVRLGSGSSDYAVIQDDAMERGLACLKRFRTLADSYKAEIRAVATSALREAENRQVFLDRAEKETGIQIQVVSGNEEARLIYLGILQGLPVFDKRILLIDIGGGSTELLVGEKGEILFSTSLKLGAIRLTEKYLKKDPISPTDIQKCRIHIESVLSAFLPQIETWKPFMVVGSSGTISSVTSIVLEKKMEKRDRLNGTEIPIDLFKEARKQVLDADSLKKRLKIPGLDAKRGDIIVGGVLVLDEVLQRIKAPSFTVSDFALREGIVYDTIESWFRHKDSSLPPLDNIREKAIKTVANLYPKGKQHAEAVVKITLQMFDDLKELHGLGNLERDYLETACYLHQVGLCISHHNYHKHSYYIIRNSEAMVGFSNAEIEIIALLARYHRKGGPKGKHEEFKALRADDQLLVKKLSSFLRIGDGLDRSEKSIIQRLDAVVEKGKVVCRLYHKKGEDPNLELWSVSEKKDLFEDTFNTKIEFQVSLI, encoded by the coding sequence ATGCTTCCTTTCTCACAAATTTTAAGAAAACCCAATTCCGCATTTCGCACGGAAAAGATACTCGCTGCCATTGATTTGGGCACAAATTCTTTCCACATCGTTGTCGTAAAACTAAGACCTGACGGAACACTCGAATATCTAACAAAGGAAAAGGAATCTGTGCGACTGGGGAGTGGTAGCAGTGATTATGCGGTCATTCAGGACGATGCGATGGAGAGGGGACTTGCTTGCCTCAAACGATTTCGCACCCTTGCCGATTCCTACAAGGCGGAAATTCGAGCCGTTGCGACAAGTGCATTACGCGAAGCAGAGAACCGCCAAGTATTTCTTGACCGAGCCGAGAAGGAAACGGGAATCCAAATCCAAGTGGTTTCCGGAAATGAAGAAGCAAGGCTGATTTACCTCGGAATTTTGCAAGGTCTACCGGTTTTTGACAAACGAATCCTACTCATTGACATTGGAGGAGGGAGTACGGAGCTCCTTGTGGGAGAAAAGGGGGAGATCCTTTTTTCTACCAGTTTGAAACTCGGTGCCATTCGGTTGACGGAAAAGTATTTAAAGAAAGATCCCATAAGTCCAACCGACATCCAAAAATGTCGGATCCATATTGAGTCGGTTTTATCAGCCTTTTTACCTCAGATTGAAACTTGGAAACCCTTTATGGTGGTAGGAAGTTCGGGAACCATCTCCTCTGTGACATCCATTGTTTTGGAAAAAAAGATGGAAAAAAGGGACAGATTGAACGGAACAGAAATCCCAATTGATCTTTTTAAGGAAGCCCGCAAACAAGTATTAGATGCCGACAGTTTAAAAAAACGGCTCAAAATTCCAGGCCTTGATGCCAAAAGAGGAGACATCATCGTTGGAGGTGTTTTGGTTTTGGATGAAGTTTTACAAAGGATCAAAGCCCCTTCTTTTACCGTGAGTGATTTTGCTCTTAGGGAAGGGATTGTTTATGATACAATTGAATCCTGGTTTCGTCATAAAGATTCCTCCTTACCACCCCTGGACAATATTCGGGAAAAGGCAATCAAAACCGTTGCCAACCTTTACCCTAAAGGAAAACAACATGCAGAAGCAGTGGTAAAAATCACCTTGCAGATGTTTGATGATTTAAAAGAATTACATGGTCTTGGTAATTTAGAACGAGATTATTTGGAAACGGCTTGTTATTTGCACCAAGTCGGTCTTTGTATTTCCCACCATAACTACCACAAACATAGTTATTATATCATCAGAAACTCCGAAGCCATGGTAGGATTTTCCAATGCAGAGATTGAAATCATAGCCCTCCTTGCTCGTTATCATAGAAAGGGTGGTCCCAAAGGGAAACACGAAGAATTCAAAGCCTTACGGGCAGATGACCAACTCCTTGTGAAAAAGTTGTCTTCCTTCCTTCGTATTGGAGATGGGCTAGACCGATCCGAAAAATCCATCATCCAAAGATTGGATGCAGTAGTAGAAAAAGGGAAAGTGGTCTGTCGGTTGTATCATAAAAAAGGAGAGGATCCGAATTTAGAATTATGGTCAGTATCCGAAAAAAAAGATTTATTTGAAGATACTTTTAATACAAAAATTGAGTTCCAAGTGAGTTTGATATGA